The Treponema primitia ZAS-1 genome window below encodes:
- a CDS encoding helix-turn-helix domain-containing protein yields MKSTIATTVNRRIKLAREALGLSQMKFSKVISLSSGYLAGVEVEKRKVNDRIIKLICASFGVNEKWLRNGEGEMFSIDPDKEFTKLVSLYKELHPKYQDYILKQIDLLLGIQDTAPLS; encoded by the coding sequence ATGAAAAGCACTATAGCAACTACAGTTAACCGCCGCATCAAACTGGCCCGGGAAGCGCTGGGTCTCTCCCAAATGAAATTCTCTAAGGTTATTTCTCTCTCCAGCGGCTACCTTGCGGGGGTAGAAGTGGAGAAGAGGAAGGTCAACGACCGGATTATCAAGCTGATCTGCGCTTCCTTTGGGGTTAATGAGAAATGGCTCAGGAACGGCGAAGGCGAAATGTTCAGTATTGATCCTGACAAAGAATTTACCAAATTGGTATCCCTTTATAAGGAACTCCATCCTAAGTACCAGGATTATATCCTAAAGCAGATCGACCTTCTTCTGGGTATACAGGATACTGCTCCCCTTAGCTAG